The following coding sequences lie in one Klebsiella huaxiensis genomic window:
- the uraH gene encoding hydroxyisourate hydrolase, translating to MSTLSTHILDISTGRPAQGVKVVLEREGARIASGVTDSHGRIGELGAGPLAVGSYRLVAEIGEWFAASGRETLYLKAQIDFAIRKATDDHFHLPFLIAPGGWSTYRGS from the coding sequence ATGAGCACGTTAAGTACCCATATTCTGGATATCTCAACCGGCCGCCCGGCGCAGGGCGTTAAGGTTGTGCTGGAGCGAGAAGGGGCGCGGATTGCCAGCGGCGTGACCGATAGTCATGGCCGCATTGGCGAGCTGGGGGCCGGGCCGCTGGCGGTGGGGAGTTACCGGCTGGTTGCCGAGATTGGCGAATGGTTTGCCGCCAGCGGGCGCGAGACGCTGTATCTGAAGGCGCAGATTGATTTTGCCATCCGCAAGGCGACGGACGACCATTTTCATCTACCGTTTTTAATTGCTCCCGGTGGCTGGTCGACCTATCGCGGCAGCTAA
- the uraD gene encoding 2-oxo-4-hydroxy-4-carboxy-5-ureidoimidazoline decarboxylase codes for MISLERFNQLSQNDARAVLQPCVALPIWSASLIQARPFANFAVLLSTAQQLMQEWGEAELNEALSTHPRIGEKPAGQEAHAALSRQEQGNVNDRDARLAQALKEGNARYEARFGRVFLIRAKGRCGDEILEMLSRRLRNSDSEEVQDALAQLREITLLRLEGVIGE; via the coding sequence ATGATTTCTCTGGAACGCTTTAATCAGCTCAGTCAAAACGATGCCCGCGCTGTGCTTCAGCCCTGCGTAGCGCTTCCAATCTGGTCAGCGTCGCTGATACAGGCACGACCATTTGCGAATTTTGCCGTGCTGCTCAGCACCGCGCAGCAGCTGATGCAGGAGTGGGGGGAAGCGGAATTGAACGAGGCGCTGAGCACCCATCCGCGTATCGGCGAGAAGCCCGCAGGGCAAGAGGCGCATGCGGCGCTCTCACGTCAGGAACAAGGGAACGTTAACGATCGCGATGCCCGGCTGGCCCAGGCGCTGAAAGAGGGTAATGCCCGCTACGAAGCGCGGTTTGGTCGGGTCTTTTTGATTCGCGCCAAAGGGCGCTGCGGGGATGAGATCTTAGAGATGCTGTCGCGTCGTTTGCGTAACAGCGATAGCGAAGAAGTACAGGACGCGTTAGCGCAGCTGCGCGAAATCACCTTATTAAGACTGGAAGGAGTTATTGGCGAATGA
- the hpxO gene encoding FAD-dependent urate hydroxylase HpxO, translating into MKALVIGGGIGGLSAAVALKNAGVDCEVFEAVKEIKPVGAAISIWPNGVKCMQHLGMGEIIENYGGPMHFLAYKDYLRGENLTQFSLAPLVERTGGRPCPVSRAELQREMLDFWGRDAVQFGKRVTRCEEHADGVRVWFTDGSLAEGDFLIAADGSHSALRPYVLGFCPERRYAGYVNWNGLVEIDEAIAPGNQWTTFVGEGKRVSLMPVSDGRFYFFFDVPLPTGLAEDRNTLRADLSRYFSGWAPQVQKLIAALDPQTTNRIEIHDIEPFDKLIRGKVALLGDAGHSTTPDIGQGGCAAMEDAVVLGDLFRQSHDIAGVLQQYEALRRDRVRDLVLKARKRCDVTHGKDMVQTQAWYQELKTETGERIINGLCETIQGGPLG; encoded by the coding sequence ATGAAAGCATTAGTTATCGGCGGTGGAATCGGCGGCCTGAGCGCAGCGGTGGCGCTGAAAAATGCAGGTGTAGACTGCGAAGTGTTTGAAGCAGTTAAAGAAATTAAGCCGGTGGGCGCGGCTATCTCTATCTGGCCCAACGGCGTGAAGTGTATGCAGCATTTGGGCATGGGCGAGATTATCGAGAACTACGGCGGCCCGATGCATTTTCTGGCTTACAAGGATTACCTGCGGGGAGAGAACCTTACCCAGTTCAGCCTTGCTCCGCTGGTGGAGCGCACCGGAGGTCGTCCCTGCCCGGTGTCCCGCGCCGAGCTGCAGCGCGAAATGCTCGACTTCTGGGGGCGCGATGCCGTGCAGTTTGGTAAACGGGTCACCCGCTGCGAAGAACACGCTGACGGCGTTCGCGTCTGGTTTACCGACGGGTCGCTGGCTGAGGGGGATTTTTTAATTGCCGCCGACGGTAGCCATTCAGCGCTGCGCCCTTACGTTCTCGGCTTTTGCCCGGAGCGGCGCTACGCGGGCTACGTTAACTGGAATGGTCTGGTAGAAATCGATGAGGCGATTGCGCCGGGTAATCAGTGGACGACCTTTGTCGGCGAGGGCAAGCGCGTGTCGCTGATGCCGGTTTCTGATGGACGGTTTTACTTTTTCTTTGATGTTCCGCTTCCAACCGGGCTTGCTGAGGATCGCAACACGTTGCGGGCGGATCTCAGCCGTTATTTCAGCGGTTGGGCGCCTCAGGTGCAGAAGCTGATTGCCGCTCTCGATCCGCAAACCACCAACCGGATTGAAATCCATGATATTGAGCCGTTTGATAAGCTGATCCGCGGTAAGGTCGCTCTGCTGGGCGACGCCGGGCACAGCACCACCCCGGATATCGGCCAGGGCGGCTGCGCGGCGATGGAAGATGCGGTGGTGCTGGGAGATCTGTTCCGCCAAAGCCACGATATTGCCGGGGTATTGCAGCAGTATGAAGCGCTGCGCCGCGACCGGGTTCGTGACCTGGTGCTGAAAGCGCGTAAACGTTGTGATGTGACCCATGGCAAAGATATGGTGCAGACGCAAGCCTGGTACCAGGAGCTGAAAACCGAGACCGGTGAGCGGATTATCAATGGTCTGTGCGAAACCATTCAGGGTGGCCCGTTAGGGTAA